The following coding sequences lie in one Arachis ipaensis cultivar K30076 chromosome B03, Araip1.1, whole genome shotgun sequence genomic window:
- the LOC107633074 gene encoding uncharacterized protein LOC107633074, with protein MAELLRQMEHDRTKGKHKSAEQKEDNDEHTSETKQTIPKTTKTIVKRTNPFTKQVMNFKMPENLTLPSTLKPYQGIGDPNVHVTKFYAMMFINKEFDPILCRTFPTFLDGAALIGISNLPEGSILNFDELADQFVNHFAASKIYVHNSDYLSTIKQGPNESLKDYMTRFAKATNEIPNLNSEVYLHALKSDLRPGKFQKSIVIAKPKTLAEFREKVTTQIEVEEFRALRRAEKSTPNKEEERRSRHPASRTDQRPFRLTPKFDTYTPFNTKREDIVKDILHSKLIKPPNRAGTYQDQRHVDRSKYCAFHQKYGHTTDGCVIAKDVLEKLARQGLLDKYIDTRGRRKNTEHIGHQQKTIDNSRDKGRKVDNDNNPPRRIINCISGGFASGGCTNSARKRSYRAMMTMTDSTIP; from the coding sequence ATGGCCGAGCTCCTGCGGCAGATGGAGCACGATCGTACCAAAGGGAAACACAAAAGTGCCGAACAAAAAGAGGACAATGATGAGCATACTTCAGAAACCAAGCAAACCATCCCCAAGACCACAAAGACAATCGTCAAAAGAACCAATCCCTTTACAAAACAAGTTATGAACTTCAAAATGCCCGAGAATCTCACCCTACCTTCGACTCTAAAACCCTACCAAGGAATAGGAGACCCAAATGTCCACGTCACTAAATTTTACGCCATGATGTTCATAAATAAAGAGTTCGACCCCATCTTGTGCCGAACCTTCCCAACCTTCCTAGACGGGGCCGCACTCATCGGGATCTCCAACTTACCCGAGGGTTCCATCTTAAACTTTGATGAGCTGGCCGACCAGTTCGTCAATCACTTCGCTGCGTCAAAGATCTATGTCCACAACTCCGATTATTTGAGTACCATTAAACAGGGGCCAAATGAAAGCCTAAAAGACTACATGACCAGGTTTGCAAAAGCAACCAATGAGATACCTAACCTAAATTCCGAAGTTTATCTCCACGCCCTAAAAAGCGACCTCCGACCGGGGAAGTTCCAGAAATCCATTGTAATAGCAAAGCCCAAGACCCTGGCCGAGTTCCGAGAAAAAGTAACAACTCAAATCGAAGTGGAGGAATTCCGAGCACTGCGGAGAGCAGAAAAGTCTACCCCGAATAAGGAGGAAGAAAGACGAAGCAGACACCCGGCCAGCAGGACAGACCAGAGACCGTTCAGACTAACACCCAAGTTTGACACATACACTCCCTTTAACACAAAAAGGGAGGACATAGTGAAAGATATACTACATTCCAAGCTCATCAAACCCCCAAACAGAGCTGGTACTTACCAGGACCAGAGGCACGTGGACAGATCCAAGTATTGTGCTTTTCACCAAAAATACGGTCACACCACAGACGGCTGTGTAATAGCAAAGGACGTCCTCGAAAAACTGGCACGCCAGGGACTGTTGGACAAATACATTGACACCCGCGGACGAAGAAAAAATACCGAACACATCGGCCACCAACAGAAAACAATTGACAACTCCCGAGACAAGGGAAGAAAGGTAGACAATGATAACAATCCACCCCGCAGAATAATAAACTGCATTTCTGGTGGTTTTGCAAGTGGAGGATGCACGAACTCGGCAAGAAAGAGGTCATACCGAGCTATGATGACTATGACAGATTCAACTATACCTTAG
- the LOC107630438 gene encoding probable glutathione S-transferase — translation MAQEDVKLLGVVGSPFVCRVQIALKLKGVEYKFVTQDLQNKSEELLKYNPIHKKVPVLVHNERPINESLVIVEYIDEAWKGKSILPADPYQRALARFWAKFIDDKVFGAAWKSVFTVNEEEREKNVKETHEGLQFLEDELKGKFFGGEEYGLVDIAAVNIAFWVPLVQEVAGLQLFTNDKFPKLYKWSQEFLSQPTIKECLPPRDPIFSFFKARYESLLASAK, via the exons ATGGCTCAGGAAGATGTGAAGCTCTTGGGGGTTGTGGGAAGCCCGTTTGTTTGCAGGGTTCAGATTGCTCTAAAATTGAAGGGAGTTGAATACAAATTTGTAACACAAGATTTGCAGAACAAGAGTGAAGAACTCCTAAAATACAACCCAATTCACAAGAAGGTGCCAGTGCTTGTTCACAATGAGAGGCCCATAAATGAGTCCCTTGTGATTGTTGAGTACATCGATGAAGCTTGGAAGGGCAAATCCATTTTGCCCGCCGATCCTTACCAGAGAGCCTTGGCACGTTTCTGGGCCAAGTTCATAGATGACAAG GTGTTCGGTGCTGCATGGAAATCTGTTTTCACCGTTAACGAGGAAGAACGTGAGAAGAACGTTAAAGAAACACACGAGGGTCTTCAGTTTCTTGAAGATGAGCTTAAAGGCAAGTTTTTTGGAGGAGAGGAATATGGCCTTGTGGACATTGCCGCTGTAAACATTGCGTTTTGGGTGCCTCTGGTTCAAGAAGTTGCAGGTCTTCAACTGTTCACTAATGACAAGTTTCCCAAACTCTACAAATGGAGTCAAGAATTTCTGAGTCAACCAACTATCAAAGAGTGTTTGCCTCCTAGAGACCCAATTTTTTCCTTCTTCAAAGCTCGCTACGAAAGCCTTCTTGCTTCAGCAAAATAG